One genomic window of Phycisphaerales bacterium includes the following:
- the flhB gene encoding flagellar biosynthesis protein FlhB: MADDPGEKTEEPTAHKLKKTREQGQVGKSQDFGAVVMMAGAAVLLAAMGILATGLLSAMMRDIMAGSAPGHAVVVDDVNRTLRWLGVRIGLILVPTMAVMFVISLLSQLVQVGWALSPEAIKPKLSRMNPVSGAKRIFGPKGAVKLMMDLVKLVLVMVVVVFVIARWVPVLGALPLMDLKAGVVASLRAMVELSIWMLAVLLIIGLIDLKYQKWQHRHDNKMTKQEVKEEQKSMDGDPEMKQRRSRVAREIALQRVQSDVPGADVVVTNPTHFSVAIKYDANEMAAPKVVAKGADYVALRIREVARTNGVPVVERPPLARALYRGVEVGQTISPEHYEAVAEVLAYVYRLEGSHRAPAPSETVGANS, translated from the coding sequence ATGGCTGACGACCCGGGCGAGAAGACCGAAGAACCAACCGCGCACAAGCTCAAGAAGACGCGCGAGCAGGGCCAGGTGGGTAAGAGCCAGGACTTCGGCGCCGTGGTCATGATGGCCGGCGCCGCGGTCTTGCTCGCGGCGATGGGCATCCTGGCGACCGGCCTGCTGTCGGCGATGATGCGCGACATCATGGCCGGCAGCGCCCCCGGACACGCGGTCGTCGTCGACGACGTCAACCGCACGCTCCGCTGGCTTGGCGTGCGCATCGGGCTCATCCTGGTGCCGACGATGGCGGTGATGTTCGTGATCTCGCTGCTGTCGCAACTGGTCCAGGTTGGCTGGGCGCTCTCGCCCGAGGCCATCAAGCCGAAGCTCAGCCGCATGAACCCGGTCAGCGGAGCCAAGCGCATCTTCGGGCCCAAGGGGGCCGTCAAGCTCATGATGGACCTGGTCAAGCTGGTCCTGGTCATGGTGGTGGTGGTGTTCGTGATCGCACGGTGGGTGCCGGTCCTGGGAGCGCTCCCGCTGATGGACCTGAAGGCGGGGGTAGTCGCGAGCCTCCGGGCCATGGTCGAACTGTCGATCTGGATGTTGGCGGTGCTGCTGATCATCGGCCTGATCGACCTGAAGTACCAGAAGTGGCAGCACCGCCACGACAACAAGATGACCAAGCAGGAGGTGAAGGAAGAACAGAAGTCCATGGACGGCGATCCGGAGATGAAGCAGCGCCGCTCTCGCGTGGCGCGTGAGATCGCCCTGCAGCGAGTCCAGAGCGACGTACCCGGGGCTGACGTCGTGGTGACCAACCCGACGCACTTCTCGGTGGCGATCAAGTACGACGCCAACGAGATGGCGGCGCCCAAGGTCGTTGCCAAGGGCGCCGATTACGTGGCGTTGCGCATCCGTGAGGTCGCGCGAACGAACGGCGTCCCGGTCGTCGAGCGCCCACCGCTGGCGCGCGCGCTGTACCGGGGCGTCGAGGTCGGGCAGACCATCAGCCCCGAGCACTACGAGGCAGTCGCCGAGGTGCTGGCGTACGTGTATCGGCTGGAGGGCAGCCACAGGGCGCCCGCACCGTCGGAGACCGTGGGGGCAAATAGCTGA
- the fliR gene encoding flagellar biosynthetic protein FliR, whose product MAESILEHLLPFWMVAARLSGLFLFAPVLASRLVMRRVRVLLLVMLTVALYPAVAAGGMEAPPLELGSIAVVLFSEVLIGLAIGMLATMPLVAVQIAGSVISYKLGLALAQVYNPEFDAQSEVVGQVLYLMALCLFIQIGGLEQMIVAIMHTFSTLPPGMAWIDVAPAQLLVMLLDVAFVVGLRIAMPVLLMATLASLAMGVLMRTIPQINIMTIGFAIQIVLGMGVLAVSIYAIGDVTGDAIADGFGRIHAWARTLGVADG is encoded by the coding sequence GTGGCCGAGAGCATCCTGGAGCACCTGCTGCCGTTCTGGATGGTGGCGGCGCGGCTGAGCGGGCTGTTCCTGTTCGCGCCGGTGTTGGCCAGCCGGCTCGTGATGCGCCGCGTCCGCGTCTTGCTGCTGGTCATGCTGACCGTGGCGCTGTACCCCGCCGTGGCGGCGGGTGGCATGGAGGCGCCGCCGCTGGAGCTGGGTTCGATCGCGGTCGTCTTGTTCAGCGAGGTCCTGATCGGTCTGGCGATCGGGATGCTGGCGACGATGCCGCTGGTTGCCGTGCAGATCGCCGGCAGCGTGATCAGCTACAAGCTCGGGCTCGCGCTGGCACAGGTGTACAACCCGGAGTTCGATGCCCAGTCGGAAGTGGTCGGGCAGGTGCTGTACCTCATGGCGCTGTGCCTGTTCATCCAGATCGGCGGGCTCGAGCAGATGATCGTTGCCATCATGCACACCTTCTCGACGCTTCCGCCCGGCATGGCATGGATCGACGTGGCGCCGGCCCAGCTCCTGGTGATGCTGCTGGACGTGGCGTTCGTGGTCGGGTTGCGGATCGCGATGCCGGTCTTGCTGATGGCGACGCTGGCGAGCCTGGCGATGGGCGTCTTGATGCGCACGATCCCGCAGATCAACATCATGACCATCGGCTTTGCGATCCAGATCGTGCTGGGCATGGGCGTGCTGGCGGTCTCGATCTACGCCATCGGCGACGTGACCGGCGACGCGATCGCCGACGGCTTCGGCCGAATCCACGCGTGGGCGCGGACGCTGGGGGTGGCCGATGGCTGA
- a CDS encoding flagellar biosynthetic protein FliQ, whose protein sequence is MGSDWMVELVRDVLLLTLRVGGPVLIVGVIIGLVISLFQSLTSIQDQTLSFVPKILGMLLVSLLLLPWMVIQLVEFTIEMFRLF, encoded by the coding sequence ATGGGCAGCGACTGGATGGTGGAGCTGGTGCGCGACGTGCTGCTGCTCACGCTGCGCGTGGGCGGGCCCGTGCTGATCGTGGGCGTGATCATCGGCCTGGTGATCAGCCTGTTTCAGTCGCTGACGTCGATCCAGGATCAGACGCTGTCGTTCGTACCGAAGATCCTGGGCATGCTGCTCGTCTCGCTGTTGCTCTTGCCGTGGATGGTGATCCAACTCGTCGAGTTCACGATCGAGATGTTCCGGCTCTTCTGA
- the fliP gene encoding flagellar type III secretion system pore protein FliP (The bacterial flagellar biogenesis protein FliP forms a type III secretion system (T3SS)-type pore required for flagellar assembly.): MKWLAFIAAVVVALGASTAWAQGEIGPPMDFAMPPPAASDVARELASSLEGRDGGMNPLSVLGAAAEALPGDEQGGRAGISTAVSIMLVLTVVTLVPSIMLMTTSFIRIIIVLGLLKQAMGTQTVPPGQVILALSLFLTLFIMTPTIGRIYDEAIVPYEQGEITDYEQMWEAGARPLRDFMFDQIEATGNWSSLLTIMEYRGYDVSDPSKLTRADVGMAELVPAYMLSELKVAFLMGFRIYLPFLVIDMVIASVLISMSMMMLPPVLISLPFKLLLFVMADGWQLLAGSLLESFVLEGQIERLSDQVSRVAGEGLVLAAPLVGAINWLPGV, from the coding sequence GTGAAGTGGCTGGCGTTCATCGCGGCGGTGGTGGTGGCGCTGGGCGCCTCGACGGCGTGGGCGCAGGGCGAGATTGGGCCGCCGATGGACTTCGCGATGCCTCCGCCGGCCGCGTCGGACGTCGCTCGCGAGCTTGCGAGCTCGCTGGAGGGCCGCGACGGGGGGATGAACCCGCTCTCGGTGCTCGGCGCGGCGGCCGAGGCGCTGCCGGGCGACGAGCAGGGCGGGCGGGCCGGCATCAGCACGGCGGTGAGCATCATGCTGGTGCTCACGGTCGTGACCCTGGTGCCGTCGATCATGCTGATGACCACATCGTTCATCCGCATCATCATCGTGCTGGGCTTGCTGAAGCAGGCGATGGGAACGCAGACGGTGCCGCCGGGGCAGGTGATCTTGGCGCTGAGCTTGTTCTTGACGCTGTTCATCATGACGCCGACGATCGGGCGGATCTACGACGAGGCGATCGTGCCCTACGAGCAGGGCGAGATCACCGACTACGAGCAGATGTGGGAGGCGGGCGCGCGGCCGCTGCGCGACTTCATGTTCGACCAGATCGAGGCGACCGGCAACTGGTCGAGCCTGCTGACCATCATGGAGTATCGCGGCTACGACGTGAGCGATCCGAGCAAGCTGACGCGGGCCGACGTCGGCATGGCCGAGCTGGTGCCGGCGTACATGCTCAGCGAGCTGAAGGTCGCGTTCCTGATGGGGTTTCGGATCTATCTGCCATTCCTGGTGATCGACATGGTGATCGCCAGCGTGCTGATCTCGATGAGCATGATGATGCTGCCGCCGGTGCTCATCAGCCTTCCGTTCAAGCTGTTGTTGTTCGTGATGGCCGACGGGTGGCAACTGCTCGCGGGCTCGCTCTTGGAGAGCTTCGTGCTGGAGGGACAGATCGAGCGGCTGAGCGACCAGGTTTCTCGCGTGGCGGGCGAGGGGTTGGTGCTCGCCGCGCCGCTGGTGGGCGCGATCAACTGGCTCCCGGGCGTGTAG
- a CDS encoding flagellar biosynthetic protein FliO gives MAFRWVAWCALVALVAGAPRAHGQVGPPMDDPVRVEAVKQPERELVEPPPAARRSESEIPLLAAPSEPGPTGGSATPSAGGWARSLASVSMVIGLILVLAALAKFVSRRSGSVAAMMGPGGRAPSGVLEVLARYPVGRGQVLVLLRIDRRVLLLSQNMAAKGGSFTTLAQFDDPSEVAAILRQTRDEASESVSVRFRQALERFQGGDAEVDGVERGEIIEVGPRGEPLPRGRGVWA, from the coding sequence ATGGCGTTTCGATGGGTGGCATGGTGTGCATTGGTGGCGCTGGTAGCCGGCGCTCCGCGCGCGCATGGCCAGGTCGGGCCGCCCATGGACGATCCGGTTCGGGTCGAGGCCGTCAAGCAACCAGAAAGAGAACTCGTCGAACCCCCTCCTGCCGCAAGGCGGAGCGAGTCGGAGATTCCGCTGCTCGCCGCCCCGAGCGAGCCGGGCCCGACCGGTGGGAGCGCGACACCCTCGGCTGGCGGCTGGGCGAGGTCGCTCGCGTCGGTGTCGATGGTAATCGGCCTGATCCTGGTGCTCGCGGCATTGGCGAAGTTCGTGTCGCGGCGCTCGGGGTCGGTCGCGGCGATGATGGGGCCGGGCGGGCGAGCGCCCAGCGGCGTGCTGGAGGTGCTGGCTCGGTATCCGGTCGGACGCGGGCAGGTGCTGGTCCTGCTGCGGATCGATCGGCGCGTGCTGCTGCTCAGCCAGAACATGGCGGCCAAGGGCGGCAGCTTCACCACGCTCGCGCAGTTCGACGATCCCTCCGAGGTCGCGGCCATCCTGCGTCAGACGCGCGACGAGGCGAGCGAGAGCGTGTCGGTTCGCTTCCGTCAGGCGCTCGAGCGATTCCAGGGCGGCGACGCCGAGGTAGATGGCGTCGAGCGCGGCGAGATCATCGAGGTTGGCCCGCGCGGCGAACCACTGCCCCGGGGGCGGGGAGTGTGGGCGTGA
- the fliN gene encoding flagellar motor switch protein FliN, producing MPAEPGVFVPACAGPIETRARLGVKVSRMPEERPEEQSEQEPSAQGDPGDPPQGESAAGDAAGDATDGDGDDSTSEALEAAKEALSSIQAEADAALGDEKAPGESGGCETVADSVVQAALKAAQQGGGEGAKLELPDFDLSSVSGAQHGLDMLADVQLDVRIELGRTRMLVEDVLRLNSGAVVELDKLAGDPLDVYVNDRLVARGEVLVLNDNFCIRVNEIIDTVGQELTEEAAS from the coding sequence ATGCCGGCGGAGCCCGGCGTCTTCGTGCCGGCATGCGCCGGCCCGATCGAGACCCGCGCACGCCTCGGCGTGAAGGTGAGCAGGATGCCCGAAGAGCGGCCCGAAGAACAGTCCGAGCAGGAGCCGTCGGCCCAGGGCGACCCGGGCGATCCGCCACAGGGCGAGAGCGCCGCGGGCGATGCCGCGGGCGACGCGACCGATGGAGACGGAGACGACTCGACCTCCGAGGCTTTGGAAGCAGCCAAGGAGGCGCTTTCCAGCATCCAGGCCGAGGCCGATGCGGCTCTGGGTGATGAGAAGGCGCCGGGCGAGAGCGGTGGGTGCGAGACGGTCGCCGATTCGGTGGTGCAGGCGGCGCTCAAGGCCGCCCAGCAGGGCGGTGGCGAGGGCGCCAAGCTGGAACTGCCCGACTTCGACCTTTCGAGCGTCAGCGGTGCCCAGCACGGCCTGGACATGCTGGCCGATGTACAGCTCGACGTGCGCATCGAGCTGGGGCGGACGCGGATGCTGGTGGAGGACGTGCTGCGGTTGAACTCGGGCGCGGTGGTCGAGCTCGACAAGCTGGCCGGCGACCCGCTGGACGTCTACGTGAACGATCGACTCGTGGCCCGGGGCGAGGTTCTGGTGCTGAACGACAACTTCTGCATCCGCGTGAACGAGATCATCGACACGGTCGGCCAGGAGCTGACCGAGGAAGCGGCTTCGTAA
- a CDS encoding flagellar motor protein MotB, translating to MAKKRKKPPPQGVPEWVVTYGDLMSLLLCFFILLAAFSELKQERDYQDVVRSIQEAFGYQGGIGKTRVDDVPFNTVDTLDTDNSESSEKPFISAETTTESIAGREESTNVINEGLRFTVGASLTFDEGSFELSPRVQRQLREEIGPALRGHRVKIEVRGHAWGAEDQISGLDFYDLSYRRARAVMDYLVAEVGLDPRLMELEAKADGEPMVAARGPGAAAASNRRVQVIRTEINPDETHPDPNWTGRP from the coding sequence ATGGCCAAGAAGCGCAAGAAGCCACCACCCCAGGGCGTGCCCGAGTGGGTCGTGACCTACGGCGACCTGATGTCGCTGCTGTTGTGCTTCTTCATCCTGCTAGCCGCCTTCAGCGAGCTCAAGCAGGAGCGCGACTACCAGGACGTGGTGCGGAGCATCCAGGAAGCCTTCGGCTACCAGGGTGGCATCGGCAAGACCCGGGTCGATGACGTGCCCTTCAACACGGTCGACACGCTTGATACCGATAACTCTGAGTCTTCCGAGAAGCCATTCATCTCCGCCGAAACCACGACCGAGTCGATCGCCGGCCGAGAGGAGAGCACGAACGTCATCAACGAGGGCCTGAGGTTCACGGTCGGAGCGAGCCTGACGTTCGACGAGGGCTCGTTCGAGCTCAGCCCGCGGGTCCAGCGGCAACTCCGCGAGGAGATCGGCCCGGCGCTGCGGGGCCACCGCGTCAAGATCGAGGTCCGCGGGCACGCCTGGGGCGCCGAAGACCAGATCTCGGGGTTGGACTTTTACGATCTTTCCTATCGCAGGGCCAGGGCGGTCATGGACTACCTGGTGGCTGAGGTCGGGCTCGATCCGAGGCTCATGGAGCTCGAGGCAAAGGCCGATGGCGAGCCCATGGTGGCGGCCCGCGGGCCGGGCGCGGCGGCCGCGTCGAATCGCCGGGTGCAGGTGATCCGCACCGAGATCAACCCGGACGAGACGCATCCCGATCCCAATTGGACCGGGCGGCCGTAG